The genomic stretch TCATTTCGCCTTCCTCGTGGCGTTTTTCGATTCCCATCTCTGCGAGTTCCGGGTGCCTGAATAGGGAATCGTCATCGACAGAAATTCGCGCATCGGCTGCCACAAGACCGCCCTCGTCTGTTTCGATCAGCGGGTTGATCTCGGCGAGTTTGCAGTCGTAATCCTTGAACGTCTTATACAGACCCTGTATGATCGACGCGACCTGTTTGAGCTTTTCCTTGCGGAATTTCATTTGCAGCCCGAGTCCGTAGGCCTGGAAGCTGAACATCTTCTCATCGATATCGAAACTCTCCTTGAATACCTTTGTAGGATTCTTCCGGGCGAATTCCTCGATATCGACGCCGCCGGTCGGAGAACAGATCACGACTATCTTGTACCTGGCGCGGTCAATCGTGACGCCCAGGTAGTACTCGCGGCGGATATTCAACATCGGATCGACCAGTATCTTACTGACTGGATAGCCTTTGATCTCCTCTGCAAACAACGCTGTAGCCAATTCTTCCGCCTGCTCAGGAGACTCCGCTTTCCTGATCCCTCCCGCCTTGCCACGTCCACCGGAGAGAATCTGAACCTTCAGCATACCGGTGCCATCAAGATTGGTGACAGCATTTCGGACTTCCGCCGGTGTAGTGCAGAGTGTTCCCTCCGTGATCGGTATGTTGTTTTTTGCAAACAGCTGTTTTGCTTCGTACTCGAACAGCCGCATTCCAGTCTCCTTTCTATTTCAATGTCGTGGCCGGGTGATTGTCTCACCCGGCCCGTTTTACTATCGCGGTTCTTTTTCGACAGTGCGTATCGCCTCAAACAGGATGTCAAAACCCTGGTCGACGGTCTCTTTGGAGATCACCAGTGGCGGGACAATCCGAATAGTGTTCGGTCCGCACGTCAATATCATCAGGCCATGCCTGAAACATTCCATCATTATCTCTCTTGCGAGCTTCGGTGCGCGTTCTTTGGTCTCTCTATCCTTGACGATTTCCACACCGATCATCAATCCCTTGCCACGAACATCGCCGACGATCTCGGATGACTTCTGGAATTCCAGCAGTTGCTTCATCGCATAGTCGCCCATTTTCCGGGCGTTCTCCAACAGCTCATTCTCGATTATATCGAGCGTAACCAGCGCCGCGGCGCAGGATACCGGATTACCGCCAAAAGTCGTCGAATGTGCTCCCGGCTCCCAGGACATCAGGTCGGCTGACGACGTGCAGGCTCCGAGTGGCATGCCGGAGGCGATACCCTTGGCGGATGTGACAATATCAGGCACGACATCGAAATGTTCGATGCAGAACCATTTGCCTGTGCGACCCATGCCGGACTGTATTTCATCCGACACAAACAGTATACCGTATTTCTCGCAGATTTGCTTGATCCTGGTGAAATAATCGACAGGCGGGAGCACATATCCACCCTCGCCCTGCAACGGCTCGGTGAAGAACGCCGCCACTTCCTCGCCGGGGCAGACCTGATTCAGATAGATGTCCTCGATCATATCCGCGCACTGCAGGTTGCACGACGGATACTTCAGATTGATCGGGCAGCGGTAGCAGTACGGATAGAAGACGTGCGTAACGCCGTCCATCATCGGGTGAAAATTGAGCCGCTGGTTTTTCTTCGAGCAGGTAAGCGACACCGCACCGATCGTGCGTCCATGGAAAGCACCTATATATGCCAGAAATCTTGTGCGCTTGGTGGCGTATTTTGCGAGCTTGATCGCGGCTTCGACTGCTTCCGCACCGGAATTCCCGAAAAAAGTCCGCTTGTTGTCATCGCCGGGAACGATCTTCGCCATCTTCTGCGCAAGCTTGCCGATCAATTCATGATAGAAGTCGGCTGAGGCGAAGTGAATGCCCCGGCTCGCCTGAGTCTTGATAGCTTCGACAACTTTCGGATGGACGTTGCCGGTCGAGCAGACGCCGATACCGGCGTGGAAATCGACAAAGCAGTTGCCGTCGACATCCCAGACGTAACATCCCTCGGCGCGGTCGAGAACTGTCGGGAAAATGCGTGTGTATGACTGCGAGACGAATTTCTCGTCATCGGCAATCATCCTGCGGCTCTTCGGACCGGGTAGTTCGGTCAATATCTTCGGGCTATGTGCACTGGTCATGACTTTCTCCTCTCATAAAGGCTAAAAGGTTACTGTCCCATAAAAGCTGGAGAAAGCTGGGCGACTACAATTGCCCCTTGTAATAAGCCTTGCTCAGCATTTGACTGATATAAAAGCACATAGCAAATTGCCAAAAACGCCCGTATAGGGCGATTCAAGGAAACTCCGGGGGCGGATTTCTCCGTCCCATACGTCCGAATCAATGTATGCTTTTGACAGCGAATGTCAATCGGATTCTGGAGGGAGGCACTCGCCCGATGAGCCGACAGGAATCCCGGAGAGTAGATATATATGTTGCATTTATGACCCCGAATAAGTATTGATAGAACGAATGGCAAGCGCGTTCACGGAAAATACTAGGGGAGCTGTTGAGGAATCTTTGCTGGTCAATCCGGCATCAGCAGTTGGCTTAGCCAGCAGACGGAGGAACCATGGTAACGGAAGATGAGTATTCGGCTGACCCGATAGCAGCGGAAGCTAAAGAAACTCGACGATTTTCGGATTGGATCAAAGAGCACAAGGACGTAATTGATATCGCGATAAAGGCGACTGGCTTGGTTGTCGCAGTGGTGACG from Candidatus Zixiibacteriota bacterium encodes the following:
- a CDS encoding acetate--CoA ligase family protein; the encoded protein is MRLFEYEAKQLFAKNNIPITEGTLCTTPAEVRNAVTNLDGTGMLKVQILSGGRGKAGGIRKAESPEQAEELATALFAEEIKGYPVSKILVDPMLNIRREYYLGVTIDRARYKIVVICSPTGGVDIEEFARKNPTKVFKESFDIDEKMFSFQAYGLGLQMKFRKEKLKQVASIIQGLYKTFKDYDCKLAEINPLIETDEGGLVAADARISVDDDSLFRHPELAEMGIEKRHEEGEMTPREKEAREHGIPYLDLDGNIGMFPGGAGFGIMGNDFINYYGGNPANFMDSGGGPTPERLAKMLVLLDENPKVKAIFGARFGGISRCDDFAKGVIMFLQNHGLSKPMVMRMTGNNWEEGVRLFDEAKKKDPDLFENIEAHGIETPIEDIARRAVELSKGAK
- a CDS encoding acetyl ornithine aminotransferase family protein, which codes for MTSAHSPKILTELPGPKSRRMIADDEKFVSQSYTRIFPTVLDRAEGCYVWDVDGNCFVDFHAGIGVCSTGNVHPKVVEAIKTQASRGIHFASADFYHELIGKLAQKMAKIVPGDDNKRTFFGNSGAEAVEAAIKLAKYATKRTRFLAYIGAFHGRTIGAVSLTCSKKNQRLNFHPMMDGVTHVFYPYCYRCPINLKYPSCNLQCADMIEDIYLNQVCPGEEVAAFFTEPLQGEGGYVLPPVDYFTRIKQICEKYGILFVSDEIQSGMGRTGKWFCIEHFDVVPDIVTSAKGIASGMPLGACTSSADLMSWEPGAHSTTFGGNPVSCAAALVTLDIIENELLENARKMGDYAMKQLLEFQKSSEIVGDVRGKGLMIGVEIVKDRETKERAPKLAREIMMECFRHGLMILTCGPNTIRIVPPLVISKETVDQGFDILFEAIRTVEKEPR